Proteins from a single region of Chromobacterium sp. ATCC 53434:
- a CDS encoding GNAT family N-acetyltransferase produces the protein MGARLQRRLAEIIVRRDREGRGMGSALAREFIARCGAGHVYCEALAGREPFFEKLGFQARPRLSAMSWRR, from the coding sequence GTGGGCGCGCGGCTTCAGCGACGGCTGGCCGAGATCATCGTCCGCCGCGACCGCGAGGGGCGCGGCATGGGCAGCGCGCTGGCGCGCGAGTTCATCGCCCGCTGCGGCGCCGGCCATGTCTATTGCGAGGCGCTGGCCGGGCGGGAGCCGTTTTTCGAGAAACTGGGATTCCAGGCCCGGCCGCGCTTGAGCGCGATGTCCTGGCGTCGGTAA